CGCATCAGCAACCTTGTCTATAACCTGCTGAAGCTCAGGATTATCAAAATCCAGAGGTCTGCCAAGACTCTGAGAAAGATCTGCAGGACCTACAAGTAATATATCTATCCCATTTACAGAGGCTATATCGTCAATTTTTTCTACTGCCTCTTTATCCTCTATTTGAACAACAATAAAAGTTTCTTCATTGGACTGCGTCATAAATTCCTTCATTGGCTGTAATGAATGGTCAGTATGCGCTTCTATCCCATCCATTCCTCTGAGTCCTATTGGCGCAAATTTTGTATTTCGTACTGCCCATTCTGCTTCTTCTCTACTCATACAATGCGGAACCATAATCCCGTTTGCACCGGATTCAATAGCTCGAAAATAGCTGAAGTATCCCGCTTTTCTGATTCTTACCATTGCATCAATATCTGTGGCACGACAGGCAAGACTCATATTCCAAATATCGCTATCATTGAAGTCCTGATGTTCATGGTCAATCCAGATACAGTCATACCCAACTTTACCTATCAGCTCACAGATTTTTGCTGATGGATATGGTGTTGGGCTGCCAACTAAAACTGGTTTATTCTGCCGAAGTTTTTTTAATACGCTACTTTGTCTCATATTCGCTCCTTAAGTTTTTATGAAATTATAACCATCCGTTATTTGTCCATTTCTTCATATCAATAAATGATTGGTCCGGATATTTTAATTTTTTTAATCTGTCCACAGTTTCTGAGCTTAGAGGTTCTGTATCTGCATTTTTAACTGCCCGATCAATATACTCCTTTTTATCCATTCCCAGAATGGTTGATGTTACTCCACTATTTGATAATACAAACTTTATAGCCAAATCAGAGAGCGATTCAATTTTCCCATTTATGAAAGAATTATATTTCTCTATGTGCTTTACAATTGGATTTAATTCTGATGAAATTTGAAATCTTTTATCAGTAAGAATACCTTTCATAAGCGCTGACCTTACAATTATGCCTACACCCTGCCTTTTTGCCATAAAAATAACATTTTCTGTCTGTTGCTCAATTAGATTGTATGCTACCTGCAGAGCATCAAATACTTCTTTTTCCAGAGCTTCTTTTGCCATACCAATACCATAAGTGGATGCACCAATTAATCTTACCTTCCCCTGCTTTTTAAACTTATATAAAGCATTTAAAACATCGCTACAATAGAGTTTTTTATCAGCTTCATGTATTTGCAATATATCAATATAATCTGTTTTTAATAACTTCAGGCTTTTATTGATACTATTATTAATTTTCTTTTCAATTACTGATTTTGAAGGAAGCATACCATTTTCTAGAATCAATGCTAATTTTGTCCCAATTACTACACTGTGTCTTTTACCTTTTAATGCCTTACCTAGAATTTCTTCACTCCTGCCATATGCAGGTGCTGTATCAAAGAAATTTATTCCCTTATTTATAGCATAATCTACAAGTCTGGATGTTTCTTCCTCTAACAAAATACATGACTTACCATTAATTTTTATCCCATATTCACACCCAATAGAGGCACATCCAAATCCTATCCTAGATATTTTAACTCCTGTATTACCAATCTCTTTTAGTTGCATAAAATTTTACTCGGCTATATCTTGTGAAATTTTTCTATAACACGAAGAAAGGCATTATTCTCAGATGATTTTCCAACAGTAACTCGCAAACAATTCTTTAGCAATTTATTATCAGCTACATTGCGTATGAGAATACCGCCGGTAAGAAGCTTCTTAAACATAGTTTCTGACGAAATTTTTGGCCTGAATAGAATAAAGTTTGCTTCTGTCGGAAATGTATAGAGCATGCTGTTTTTTCCCATCTCTCCCAGGAGCCTAGCTTTTTCAGAGATAATAATTTTAATAGCTTCATTGCATTTTTTCTTATGTTTTAAGGCTATGATTCCTATGCGCTGTGAAATGGAATTCAAATTAAATGGTAACTTTACTTTGTTAACCTGTTGCACTACCTTTTCCGAAGCTATCATATAACCTATACGACAGCCTGCAAGGCCGTATGCTTTGGAAAACGTTCTTAGTATAACCAGATTATCGTACTTATTAATTAGTGGTAAAAATGTTTTCTTTGAAAATTCTGAATAAGCTTCATCCATTACAACAAGCCCGGATGAACTTTTGATAATACTTATTATTTTATCTTTTGAGAAGCAATTGCCTGTGGGATTATTAGGATATCCGATAAAAATGAGACTGGGTTGATTCTTCTTAATATATCTAAGCGTAGTATCTATATTAATATCAAACTTCTTATCAAGGCTTATAACTTTGCTCTTTGTGTTACATACTGTTGATATTATTCCATACATCGAAAACGATGGATAAAAAACTAAAGAGGCCTTGCTGCCGAAAGCCAGTGTTAATGATTGTATCAATTCATCAGAACCATTCCCCAGTGTTATTCTATCTTTGTCTACTTTTATTTCCCCAGCGAGTAATTCCTTTAGCAGAGATACATCAGGATCCGGATATCTATTAAATGGGTGTTTAAATAAATCCTTCAATATAATCTCTTTCAATTCCATGGGAAAATCAAAAGGATTTTCATTAGCATCAAGCTTGAGCTTACAATCAACTTTTTCAGTTGAATAAGGTTTTAGTTTTTTTATGTTTTCCCGAAGTATTAAGTCAAAATTTGTTTTCACAATTCATGTTCCAATCTTATTAGCAGAGATTTCTTGTGTGCATCCATTCCTTCTAAATCTGCCAGCAAACTCAATGACCTCTTAACCTTCTTTAGTCCTTTTCTACTGTAACAGATAATAGAAGATTTTTTCAAAAAATCATCAATACTTAATGGAGAGGAAACCCTTGCCATGCCCCCGGTTGGCAAGACATGATTTGGCCCTGCAATGTAATCCCCTACTGCTACAGGACTGTATTCTCCAAGAAAGATTACTCCTGCATTCTTTATCTTCTTTGCTAGTTTCTGCGGCTTCGAAACATGAAGCTCCAGATGCTCAGGAGCTATTTGATTTACTATTAATACTGCTTTATCCAGGGTTTTTACAATTAATATCTCTTTCCCTTTATCCAGCGATTTCTCAATAGCTTTTCTTCCAGGCAATAAAGCAACTTGTTTTTTCATCAAAACATTGACTTTATCTGCAACAAGTTTTGATGTTGTGATTAAGATAAACCTTCCGTTTTCTCCATGCTCAGCCTGAGAAATAAGGTCTGCTGTAATATATTTGGGATTTGCATCCTTATCTGCAATAATTACTATTTCACTGGGTCCTGCAATCATATCAATATCAACTGCTCCATAAACTAGTTTCTTAGCAGTAGAAACATATATATTCCCAGGCCCAACAATTTTATCTACTTTTGGGATTATCTTTGTACCAAAAGCAAGCGCAGCAATTGCTTGCGCTCCTCCAACCTTATATACTTCTCTTACCCTTAAAAAATCAAGCACAGCTAATACATATTTATTGACCTGCCCATTCTTTTGTAGCGGCGTAACTGCAATAATCCTTCTAACTCCAGCTAACCTTGCAGGAATAACAGTCATTAATACAGAAGATATAAGAGGCGCAGTACCGCCTGGAATATACACCCCAACATTTTCAATAGGAGTATATTTTTCCCCTAGCAAAACAGTCTTTGGACTACCGCGATACCAGGTTTTTCTTCCATGAATTTGCTTTTTATGAAAGTTCTCTATATTGCGTTTTGCTTCTTTTACTGCTTTGAGAACTTCACCTGCCAGAACAGACCTTGAGTCTTTTATCTCCTGTTTTGAAACCTTTAATTGGCTTTTCGTTAATAAAACCCCATCAAACTTCTTAGTGTAGCTTAAAAGCGCCTTATCACCATTGATTCTGACATCATCAATAATCTTTTTTACTGTTTGCTCTATATTCATTATAACCTCTTTTCATAACTATACTTGTATACCTCAGTAAACCCCCGTCTGTCAAATCTATGACAGTATTAAGATCTTACCAATACTTAATTTGCTTCTTATCATATTGGAATTCATTTCCTTAGCTTTTAGTCCTATTTGTTCCACCTTGAGTATTTGCGAACAAGTTTGAATATTATAGATAAATTGAACAAGCGAGGACATCTGAGCCTCGCATTCAACCTCAACAGCCAATTTTTTATATCCTTCATTTTCTCCTGAGGTATCAATGAATGACACAGGCTTCATATTTAAGATACTTACATGATTATTTCTTGCAGCAGATTCTATTTCGCGAAAAATTCTGGCTATCTCCTCTTCCTCAGACCCTTTCTGCTTCACTCTATCAGCATAAACCTCATACTCAGAGAAAACCTTTTTTCTGTTTTTTACAGCTCTAATATTCTTCATTAAACTCATTCTCTTTATCTGAATTTCCTTATTCGCCTTTAACCATTTCTTAGCTATAGGTTCAAATATAAAATTATACAGTAATGCGCACGCAATAATCGCCGCACAAAGGTAAAAAACGCCCTTCTCTCTCTTTGAAAGTGCAGCCATGGATTTTATTAACATTATTTTTAGCTCTCTATTTCACATTGAATATAAAAATCTGCAACTTCCATATCGCGAAGTCTTCGCATGTTAGAAGACTTTAACTGAACATTCTTAAAGTAAGACGACTTTTCCAGTATGTCTATAAGGCCTAATGCATCGGATAATGCCTTAGACTGCCCTTTTATTTTAAGAGTATTGTTGAGCTGGTAATCAAGGATTGATAGGGAAATAGTATCAGGAATTATCTTATGTAATTCATACAGAATATCTAAACATGAGTTTTTAGTATCTATTTGTTTCTTTATAACACGCAGCCTGTTAGCGCGCTTATTAACTTCTTTAGCAATTGGATCAGTTTTCCCGATCTCTATATCCAGCCATTTTGATGTATTCTGTTTGTCATAGATGATTCTTGTAGAAATACCTAAAATAAGAAGTAATATACCCGCGCATTGAGAGGCTAAAACAAGATAATGTTTTCGCTTTTCTCTGACTTGCCTCTGCTTTTTTATTCCATCCGGTAAAACATTAAGCAGAACATTAGGAAAGTTTCTAATCAAGCCTATAATTGAACACAAAGAAGTTTCATGTTGATTTGCAATAGAAAATTTTTCTTCCTGCAATGTTAAATTCTCTACAGGATTAAATATTTCCACAGGCATGTTAAAACTCTTGGACAAATTCTCCACCAGTTTATTATGAACTTTTCCACTTAGAAAAACACTTGTTATCTCTCTATTATCTTTCTTATAAGAATTGAGAGATTTTGTTATTTCTTCTAAAAGGAATTCTTGTGTTCTGTTCTCAGATAGAGAAATATTCCTCGTATAAACTAATTTCCCATTAAATATCACTTGAATATCAACTGAGAACATATCTATATCAATAAGGGCAACTGGTTGATTTATCTCAGGATGTTCTTTGATAAAGGCAGAAGCTGTAGCTTGAGAACTTAATTCAATATATTCTGGATTTAATTTCAGATTCCTTAATAACTCAAGCTGCTTGTTTATAACATCTTGATGGACAAGAACTAGCATTACCCTGGAATAGCCATCTTTATTGCTTCCTATAACCTTAAAAGCTGTAACAAGTTCCTCCTTAGAATATGGAAGCTGCTTTTCAGCTTGAAATTGCACCATATGTGCTATTTCTCCTTCACTAATTGACGGCAGATTTAAATATCTGACTGTTACAAGACTTCTCGGAATACAAGCTATAACCTTTTTAGGCTTGATCATCAGATTATTGATTATATGCTTAAGTTTCTCTTGCTTTTCATCATTGTTTTTAATCTCTTCTGTTAAAAGAGTTATAATTTTTATCCTGGATTTTCTCCACTCAGAAATACCCTGGACAACCTTTATGCTATTTTGGCCTATTTCAATCCCTGTAATTACACGTGTGTTTATTAAATTAGACCATAGAGGATAGATTTCTGACCATAGCGTCTTAGCTTTTTTCTTCGTGTAAATCCGAAATTCGAATATCGAAATCCGAAACAAATTCAAAATTCTAATTTTAAAAATTCTAAACATTGTTTTGAGCATTTGGATTTTTGTTATTTGATATTGTTTCGTATTTTGTGCTTCGTGCTTCGAGTTTGATTTTTTAACTTTCATGCCAGTATTCTATCTTTATATTATTATCTTCTTCTCTTTGTAAAACAACATCCACTTTTTTTGCAAGCTTACTATTATTTAACACACTTGTCACATTTGCTGTAAAAACACTTGAACATACTGTTAAATATTCTGTTTGTATGAGAGCAGTTAATATTTGCCTTTGTTCAGATGTTAATTGTTGATAATTATTTAAATTCGGGATAATACTCTCAAGTGTCTTGAAAGAATATAAATCCTCCTCTCCGCCATCCTGCCCTCTGTAGTCCAAGATTTGCTGCGTGAGCGTATCATCCATTCCCAAAGCAGCAAAGACTTCCTTTCCAGCAGTGTTTATATTAATCTTCCCATCTCCATAAATTGTGATATATGGTTTTAGCTTTTTAAATATCTCAGCCGTAATTCCCCTTATCAAATACATCTCCTCTAAACACTCAATTAAATCGTTTTTACAATTATAAGGTACACTTAACCCCTGATAGAAATCTTCTTCTCCATCTCCTAAAGAATCTGAATCAAGCCAGTCAACAATATAGTCTGCAATTACTGTATCTATATCAACTATCTCAAGAAGTTTTTTTATCTGGCTTAATCTAACTCCATCAACAACACCGTCTTTGACAAGTTTGTTAATATTAAGCCTTCTCTCCTCGTCAATCATCCCATATACGCTAGTCATGTCTTTATTATCATCTTCAATCTGATAACTAACTGTAAATGTGCCATCTCCTACACCTGCATTCTTAAATGCTTCTGGATTATTACTCCATGAATCATTAAGAGAGTCGTATATATATTCTTCCTCTGCTTTATCTCTATTTAGTTCATAACAGGCTCTCTTGATACCTGCCTTACATATATATAAGTTCTTGAGACTGCTGATATGATACTCAGTAAGCTTTATACCAACAGCTGTGTGATGGGCAAAACTAATTGCTAAAAGAGAAAGAATAGCTAAAATCCACAAGGTTATGATTAGGATAGAACCACGCCTATTCATACGTTATCCCTGTATCAAATATTGGAATTTCTGTTATTGCCTCAAGAATATTATCCTCTTTACTCCTAATTGACAATTTCACTGCATATGGCAGGCTGCCTTCTTCCCATGAATCTTTCCATTCTTTCTCTACATCACAATAAGAAAAAATTAGTTCTTGAATGCCAGAAACCAGCTCCCTTTTCTTGTTTTGTCCTCTTAAACTCTCAGGATATGTCTGGGCATCTCTCATTATGTTACCGCTATCCAAATAATAGCTAACTTTATAGATCTGAGTTATTAGATCCTTATCTTGATACACATCCCTTATCACGGGCATTGAAATATTGTGCTTTTCTCCCTCAAACTTAATCTCAGAAAACCTAGTCACGTTTCTCAGGTCTTTTGTCATCCTATTAAGTGCCATTTGCGAAGATTCAGGGAAACGTGTTTTCGCATCACCTTCATTCCATACCTTGATGCCTGAATACAAAGTGCTGTATACTGCGCTGACAATTACAGCAAAAATCAGAATTGCAATTAACAATTCCAATAATGTGAACCCTTTTCTCATTCTTCAGTCTCTCTTTCAAGATACGTCACCAGAGTTAATTTCTTTTCAATATTATTCTGATCCCATGACACGCTCAATACGGCTTCACTCAGGTCAGTATCTTCAATAACATTTGTATCCAGTTTCCATCTGTATTTCTCATCTTCTCCATGTGTATCTTCTAATCCATTTTCTATATCCCACATCTTTCTTTCTAAATAAAAGCCGGCATCTACGTAATTTACAATTGCTCTTGTCCCATTCAAACAGCTAACAAATGAATGTATGATGATTACTAAACCAAGAGATAAAACAGCTACTGTTATCATTACCTCAAAAAGAAGAAAACCCTTTGAATATCTTGACATAACCTGTGGTCTCTTTATTGGTTAAAGTATAAACTTCGCCATCTGCGCCTGATAAATGTATTGTTAATTCATCAGCTCTTCCATCTTGATAAAATACTGCATACGGTTTAGCACACTCCAGAAGTATGTTGGTGGAGAACCTCCTTTTTCTACCAAGCTTGTTATTTAGTGCAATAAATTTTTCTGGATTTAAGGGGTCTTTTGCTACACTGACCCAGTATTCTTTATTATTAACATCAAAATCTATCCTGTGAATTACCTGCTCCATAATTGCTCTCTCCTGCACATACTTAGTGAGCTTCGATATATCCCGACACAGGTTCCTAACCTGCAAATTATCAAAAGTATGTCTAAACAAAGGAGTAGATATTGCTGTAAGGATACTGAGTATGCTAATAACTAGAATCAACTCAATAAAGGTAAACCCTTTCTCCCGCATCTTCATTCGTTTGACGCACTCTCTTCCCAATTAGTAATATCATCCCCTCCGCCAACTACTCCGTCCGGTCCACAGGAGAAGAGGTCATAATCATCGCCATGCTCTCCAGGACACTTGTACTGATATGAACTACCCCATGGATCCGCTGGCATTTTTTTCTTAATATAAGGTCCCTTCCATGTCTCAAGCTCTGAAGGTTTCTCACGTAATGCATTAAGCCCCTCTTCAGACGTAGGATATCTACCATTATCCAGTTCAAATAGCTCCAAGGCTACTGCAATATTTGCTTCAATATCTGCCTTCGCCGCTATAATCTTTGCCTGTTTGGACCTGCCTGCAAACCTTGGAGCCACCATTGCAATAAGCACACCAATAATAATAACAACAAGCATAAGCTCTATCAGAGTGAAACCATGTATTTTCTGTGCTAGGATTGAAGAACGAAAACGATAAACAGGTAATTTAACCTTAAAACAGGAGGAAAAGGAATGGATACAATTACGTATGCTGGTGTGGATCTTCATAAAGATTCGATGACTATTGCTGTAACTAATTCTCTTTCTAACGACCCTTACAACGAAGCGAAGATTACTAAAATTCACTGTAAATGCGTTAACAAAGTCTCTGCCTTTTTTGCTGATCTTCCTCATCCATGTACAGTTGCTGTTGAGGCTGTTGGCTTCTACCACTGGTTCTGGGATCTGGTCAGTCCTCTTGCCTCTGATATCTATCTCCTGAATGCTGTTGAAGTCAGACGTTACGCAGGCAGGGACCCTAAGACTGACTCCAGAGATGCCAGACTTATTGCGCGGCTTCTTGCTTCCAACGAAATTACTCATAATAGCAAGCTCTCTGTCTTTGTCCCCGACAATAACCTCAGACCTATCAGAGAACTTGCTCGCCATCGTCATCAAACTGCCCGTTCCCTTGCTTGCTCTAAAAATAGATTCAGACGTATCACTCTCAAAGAAAACCTTCCAGGACCAAAAACTCTTGACGCTCATCATGCTCTTCGCTGGATCAGAGGCTTTGAAAACAAAACTTCTGATATCCATAAATTTCAGCTTAGACAGCTTACTGATCAAATAATTTCTTTTGAAAGAGATGTATCTGATATTGAAAGACAAATCCTTGACCTTACTAATAAAGCTGGTTATCAACCTCTTATGAAACTCCTTCAAACAATCCCAGGTATTGGTGATGTAGTTGCGTATACTATTATTGCAGAGATCGGCGATTTCTCCAGATTTCAAACTGCTGGACAAATCGCCTCTTTTGCAGGTCTTACTCCCAGAGTCTTTCAAAGTGGTGATTCCTGCAGGCATGGCAGTATTAATAAACAAGGACCTCCTAATCTTAGATGGGTTCTTCAGCAATCTGCATGGGTGGCTATTAGACACAGCGAATTTATTAGAAAAATATTTAATAAAATTAGCAGGAAAGCCGGTAAGAAAAAGGCCGCTTGCGCTATTGCCAGAAAAATTCTTGTCTGGAGCTGGGCTATGGCTAAGAACAATACGGCTTTTAATAAAGACTTTATTAATAAAGATAAAGAAAAAACGGAAAGGGCAGCTTAATAATGAAAATATTTCATACTCTCTAGGATTACACCTGCAGCAGTGACCTTGAATTCGTTTATGAGTAAAAGGCTCAAGCCGTAAAGCTCGATAGCGTGAATAAGGCCTGCTGCAGGCGTATTTGTTCTCGTGCGGCTCTTGACCGCGAATAGTTGATTGCGACCTTTGAGAGGTTTTGAGAATATGAAATACTACATTAAAAAGCTGTGAAATTGTTATGTGAAAGTTTTTAAATACGCATAGAAAATCATAGTTAAACCCTTTTTTTGACATTTGAACTTTGATTTTTGACATTTATTTTCCTCCTAGTGTATTAAAATATTTATTTGAAATATTGGTAAAAGCATACTTATTACTATAAACCCTACAATAGACCCCATAATAAGGATCATTGCAGGTTCCAGTAATGAAGTTAAGGTCTTTGTTGCTCTATCAACCTGGCGAGCATATGTATCAGATATTTTCAATAAAGACTTCTCTAATGCCCCACCTTCCTCTCCAACAGCAATCATGTTTGTTGCAAAAACAGGAATCCACAGTCCTCTCCCAAGGCTGGCTGCAAGTTTATTGCCTTCTGAGACATCTTTAGCAGCTCTTTCTATCTCTCCGGATATAGCCCTATTAGTAATAGTATTCTTTACTATGTTCAGAGACTGCAGAATCGGTACTCCATTTTCAAGTAGGGTTGCAAGAGTTCTAGAAAAACGGCTTACTTCAACCTTTTGAATAAGCTTACCGACCAGAGGAATTGCAAGCTTCCACCTGTCAATTACGAGACCTCCTTCTTTTGTATTCTTTAACCGTTTAAAAAGAATTATAATTAGGAATATAACCGCGACGGGCACCCACCAGAATTCAACAATGAAATTACTTGAAGACACTAAAATCTGGGTTGGTAAAGGCAGTCTTTGTCCCATATCTTCAAACATAACCACCAATTTAGGAATTACAAATGTCAAAAGCACTATAATCGTGCCTATTCCGGCAAAAAACATAAGTATAGGATAGGTGAGAGCCGCTTTTATCTTTGATTTTATTTCCTCTTCGCTCTCATAAAAATCCGCAAGTCTCAATAGAACGCTCTCTAATATCCCCCCTGTCTCGCCGGAAGCAACCATATTAACATAAAGTGGAGAAAAGAGCTTTGGATATTGATCTAAGGATTCAGATAAGCTCTTGCCATCCTTAATATCAGTGTATATTTCATCCAGAACGGCGCTGAGAAGCGTATTGTCTGCTTGTTTAGATAATATGGCTATCGATTCTAAGAGAGGAACCCCAGCATCCAATAAATCTGATAATTGTCTGGTGAATAAACTAATATGCTTTAAACCGATACGCTGAAAAATTCCAAGGCTGGACTTAAAGCCTTTTTTCTCTTTACCTGCACCTATAGACAAGACAAAATAGCCCATTTTATCCAGTCTGCTTAATGCAATGTCCTGATTTTCTGCTTCAATGACTCCTGATATTATTTTTTTAGGACCATGTTTCGCTTTGTATGAGAAAACAGGCATCGCTATTTCTCCTCTTGCTGCGTTACTCGAAGAACTTCTTCAATAGTAGTAATTCCCTTACAAACCTTGCCCAATCCATCCTGACGCAAAGTCTTCATTCCCTGAGAAATAGCCTTGTCTCTGATTATATTAGCTGATACCCGCTTTACTATAAGTTCACGGATTTCATCATTAATTACCAGCATCTCATGTATTGCAGTCCTACCTTTGAACCCTGTAAATCTACACTTCTCGCATCCTTTTCCCATGAATATTTTTGTTTCCTGTGGTATTCCCAAACTTTTTTTCTGTATAGTAGAATTTTTTACGATCTCTTTGCAATCCTCGCATATAACTCTCAGGAGTCTTTGCGCTATCACACACTCAAGAGATGATGCCAATAAATATGCCTCTATTCCCATGTCAAGAAGCCTTGTCATAGCTCCTGCAGCATCATTTGTGTGCAGTGTAGAGAAAACAAGGTGTCCTGTAAGAGCTGTTCGTATTGTTGTTTCAGCTGTCTCAAAATCCCGTATCTCTCCTACCATCATAATGTCAGGATCATGACGAAGCATTGAACGCAGGCCTCTAGCAAACGTTAGATCTATTTTTGGTAACACTTGAATCTGAGAAATCCCCCTTAACTGATACTCAATTGGGTCTTCTATTGTAACTATTTTTTTCTCACTATCGTTTATTTCGCTTAAACATGCATACAATGTTGTAGTCTTTCCACTCCCTGTAGGCCCTGTCAGGAGAATTATTCCATGTGGCTTATGTATCACAGATTTCAAAATTTCGAGATGTCCTGAAGAAAGACCCAAGACATCCAATCCCAGAAAAACATTGCTGGATAGTAACCTCATATTCACACTTTCCCCAAAAGACGTCGGAAGAACTGATATTCTTAAATCCAGCTCAGCATTTCCTATCTTTACTTTTATTCTTCCATCCTGAGGCATACGTCTTTCAGCTATGTTGAGAGAGGACATTATTTTTATTCTGGAAACCAGAGCCTCTCGAAAGTGCTTAATAGATTTAGGCACCTTTGCGTCATGCAGTATGCCATCAATACGGTATCTTATACGCAACTCGTCTTCATATGGTTCTATATGAATGTCAGTAGCTCTATCTCTGTATGCTTCTAAAAGTATCTGATTAACAAACTTTATTATAGAAGCATCTGCAGCTAGCTCTTCTATATTATCAACAGAAGGCTCCACCATTTTTATTGCCTCCGTTTGAGAGGTTTGCTTCATCATTTCCTCTATAGTTTCAGCGCCAATGCCATAATATTTTTTTAAACCCTTCATAATATCTAACTCACCGGCAAGCATTGGTTTGATCTTATAGCCAAGAAGTAATGTTAAATCATCTATAAACTCAAGATTTGACGGATCAGTTAATGCAACAGTTAACACCTTCCCTTCCAATTTGATAGGAATCAGCTCATAGTGGCATGCAAACTTTGCAGGAACCTTTTTTATTACATCCGGGGGAATAGTAAGCTTCTTTATCTGAATATATGAAATATTTAGTTTCTTGGATAAAAGAGGCAAAACTTCTTCTTCGGAAGCGATTCCCATTTTAACAACTGTGCGGCCAAGGAATTCTCCCATCTTCTGATGCTGCGATAAAGCCTGCTCTAGTTGCTTATCTGAGATAATATCATTTGCAACAAGCAGCTCACCTAAACGCAAATTTTCTTTAAAAAGCATGATATATCCTTTCTAACTCATCAATAGTGTTTTTCTGTCTCTTCATGAATAGTAAGCTCTTTTTTCTTAGCATCATCAAGAAGCTTAAGTATGTTGTCTTCGTGCTTTATTTCATCCTTTGCTTCTTTCTCGGCGGTAGTTAGCAAACCATATTCTCCAGTGACTATATGTGGCGTAAGAAAAATCACTATTTCCTGCTTAATTATCTCCTTATCTATCTTGCCAAACAAATACCCAAATATAGGAATTTTTCTAAAAAAGGGAATCCCGCTGTTTGCGTCTGTTAACTCATCTTTTATAAGACCTGCCATAACTATTGTAACACCATCCTTTACCATAACTGTTGTTTCTGTCTCGGATTTTGAGACTATGGGTATAGTATTTCCCTCAGATGTTGTTACAGTGCCTGAAACTGAGCTTACTTCAGGCTTGATCTTCATTGTAATAAAACCATGTTCATTTATTGTTGGTGTAACAGAAAGCGTTACTCCTACATCAACATTTGTTACACTTTCTGCAGTCTCTGTTGTGGAAGAGCCCTGTGAGACAGTAGTAGTAACATAGGGTCTTGTTTCTCCTACATGTATTCTGGCTTCAGCATTGTTGATAACAGTTATTCTCGGGCTCTGGAGAAGATTT
This genomic stretch from bacterium harbors:
- a CDS encoding aldolase/citrate lyase family protein, which produces MRQSSVLKKLRQNKPVLVGSPTPYPSAKICELIGKVGYDCIWIDHEHQDFNDSDIWNMSLACRATDIDAMVRIRKAGYFSYFRAIESGANGIMVPHCMSREEAEWAVRNTKFAPIGLRGMDGIEAHTDHSLQPMKEFMTQSNEETFIVVQIEDKEAVEKIDDIASVNGIDILLVGPADLSQSLGRPLDFDNPELQQVIDKVADAAKRHGKHWGITIGNAESAEKFLEKGARFLCWGAAVILLAKGFSGIKREFDSVSKLLR
- a CDS encoding aldo/keto reductase; amino-acid sequence: MLEEETSRLVDYAINKGINFFDTAPAYGRSEEILGKALKGKRHSVVIGTKLALILENGMLPSKSVIEKKINNSINKSLKLLKTDYIDILQIHEADKKLYCSDVLNALYKFKKQGKVRLIGASTYGIGMAKEALEKEVFDALQVAYNLIEQQTENVIFMAKRQGVGIIVRSALMKGILTDKRFQISSELNPIVKHIEKYNSFINGKIESLSDLAIKFVLSNSGVTSTILGMDKKEYIDRAVKNADTEPLSSETVDRLKKLKYPDQSFIDMKKWTNNGWL
- the hisC gene encoding histidinol-phosphate transaminase; translated protein: MKTNFDLILRENIKKLKPYSTEKVDCKLKLDANENPFDFPMELKEIILKDLFKHPFNRYPDPDVSLLKELLAGEIKVDKDRITLGNGSDELIQSLTLAFGSKASLVFYPSFSMYGIISTVCNTKSKVISLDKKFDINIDTTLRYIKKNQPSLIFIGYPNNPTGNCFSKDKIISIIKSSSGLVVMDEAYSEFSKKTFLPLINKYDNLVILRTFSKAYGLAGCRIGYMIASEKVVQQVNKVKLPFNLNSISQRIGIIALKHKKKCNEAIKIIISEKARLLGEMGKNSMLYTFPTEANFILFRPKISSETMFKKLLTGGILIRNVADNKLLKNCLRVTVGKSSENNAFLRVIEKFHKI
- the hisD gene encoding histidinol dehydrogenase: MNIEQTVKKIIDDVRINGDKALLSYTKKFDGVLLTKSQLKVSKQEIKDSRSVLAGEVLKAVKEAKRNIENFHKKQIHGRKTWYRGSPKTVLLGEKYTPIENVGVYIPGGTAPLISSVLMTVIPARLAGVRRIIAVTPLQKNGQVNKYVLAVLDFLRVREVYKVGGAQAIAALAFGTKIIPKVDKIVGPGNIYVSTAKKLVYGAVDIDMIAGPSEIVIIADKDANPKYITADLISQAEHGENGRFILITTSKLVADKVNVLMKKQVALLPGRKAIEKSLDKGKEILIVKTLDKAVLIVNQIAPEHLELHVSKPQKLAKKIKNAGVIFLGEYSPVAVGDYIAGPNHVLPTGGMARVSSPLSIDDFLKKSSIICYSRKGLKKVKRSLSLLADLEGMDAHKKSLLIRLEHEL
- a CDS encoding GspMb/PilO family protein; translated protein: MLIKSMAALSKREKGVFYLCAAIIACALLYNFIFEPIAKKWLKANKEIQIKRMSLMKNIRAVKNRKKVFSEYEVYADRVKQKGSEEEEIARIFREIESAARNNHVSILNMKPVSFIDTSGENEGYKKLAVEVECEAQMSSLVQFIYNIQTCSQILKVEQIGLKAKEMNSNMIRSKLSIGKILILS
- the pilM gene encoding pilus assembly protein PilM; translation: MFRIFKIRILNLFRISIFEFRIYTKKKAKTLWSEIYPLWSNLINTRVITGIEIGQNSIKVVQGISEWRKSRIKIITLLTEEIKNNDEKQEKLKHIINNLMIKPKKVIACIPRSLVTVRYLNLPSISEGEIAHMVQFQAEKQLPYSKEELVTAFKVIGSNKDGYSRVMLVLVHQDVINKQLELLRNLKLNPEYIELSSQATASAFIKEHPEINQPVALIDIDMFSVDIQVIFNGKLVYTRNISLSENRTQEFLLEEITKSLNSYKKDNREITSVFLSGKVHNKLVENLSKSFNMPVEIFNPVENLTLQEEKFSIANQHETSLCSIIGLIRNFPNVLLNVLPDGIKKQRQVREKRKHYLVLASQCAGILLLILGISTRIIYDKQNTSKWLDIEIGKTDPIAKEVNKRANRLRVIKKQIDTKNSCLDILYELHKIIPDTISLSILDYQLNNTLKIKGQSKALSDALGLIDILEKSSYFKNVQLKSSNMRRLRDMEVADFYIQCEIES